In one window of Reinekea forsetii DNA:
- the nadA gene encoding quinolinate synthase NadA encodes MTGKVSLADLKIDFELPVAQRVSPLSQADVVRHQDEIIALLHDNDASMVAHYYCDPLVQALAEKSGGYIGDSLEMARYGRDVNSSTILVAGVKFMGETAKILSPDKRVLMPTLEATCSLDLGCPADEFTRFCDQHPERTVVVYANTSAAVKARADWVVTSSIALAVVEYLDRRGEKILWAPDQHLGAYVQKQTGADMLLWNGSCIVHEEFRAQGLLDMKALYPDAAVLVHPESPAAVIALADAVGSTTALIEASATLPNQQFIVATDRGIFYRMQQRSPTKSFIEAPTGGQGAQCKSCAHCPWMAMNDLERIKKELIQPANEVLVPDHLISKAVLPLQRMLDFADQRKRL; translated from the coding sequence ATGACCGGAAAAGTCAGCCTAGCAGACCTGAAAATAGATTTTGAACTCCCCGTCGCGCAGCGCGTGAGTCCGTTGAGTCAGGCTGACGTGGTGCGTCACCAAGATGAGATCATTGCCCTATTGCACGACAACGACGCCTCTATGGTCGCACACTACTATTGCGACCCGTTGGTGCAGGCCCTGGCCGAGAAGTCGGGCGGCTACATCGGTGACTCGCTTGAGATGGCCCGCTACGGCCGGGATGTGAATTCCAGTACAATCTTGGTGGCCGGCGTGAAGTTCATGGGTGAAACGGCAAAGATCTTGAGTCCAGACAAGAGGGTCCTTATGCCGACCCTCGAGGCGACCTGCTCACTCGATCTGGGCTGCCCGGCTGACGAATTCACGCGTTTTTGTGATCAGCATCCAGAGCGTACCGTGGTCGTCTACGCCAATACCTCTGCCGCGGTGAAAGCGCGTGCCGATTGGGTGGTGACCTCGAGCATTGCCTTGGCGGTGGTGGAGTATCTTGACCGGCGGGGTGAGAAAATCCTTTGGGCACCCGATCAGCATTTGGGCGCCTACGTCCAAAAGCAAACGGGAGCCGATATGCTGCTGTGGAACGGCAGCTGTATCGTTCATGAAGAATTTAGAGCGCAAGGGTTATTGGATATGAAAGCCCTGTACCCCGATGCAGCGGTGTTGGTGCACCCGGAATCGCCCGCGGCAGTGATCGCTCTGGCCGATGCCGTGGGCTCAACGACGGCGTTGATAGAAGCCTCTGCGACCTTGCCAAACCAACAGTTTATTGTGGCTACCGATCGCGGTATTTTTTATCGCATGCAGCAGCGCTCACCGACCAAGTCCTTTATTGAGGCGCCAACCGGCGGTCAGGGGGCCCAATGTAAGAGTTGCGCCCATTGTCCTTGGATGGCGATGAATGATTTGGAGCGGATTAAAAAAGAACTGATCCAACCGGCCAATGAAGTTCTAGTGCCTGATCATCTTATCAGCAAGGCGGTGCTGCCATTGCAGCGGATGCTCGATTTCGCCGATCAACGGAAGCGCCTATAG
- a CDS encoding M48 family metallopeptidase — MFILCLTASGSGSAELGDRSIDWTNPMSQDFSDLAIRSLNKQRALTNDYWATYWLSQKILQLNLVNPRPTSQITPLIMRADSINAFAIPGNIIGLNRGLWQFASTESEFLSVLAHEMSHITLDHFSRLSSNQSQQGWVIASGILLTILLAQENPEAANAALFSTFAVTSQNQLNFSQTMELEADQLAQSLLAGAGYDSNGGRAFFQKLEQTSFTTDAYEFLSSHPLGSTRASRLANQTTSPVEPSSISAYDVVRFNLLQRADPSLTNPLADWTELADEITDPNLILAWYKTQQQQRPDDRRYLTDITRLTAQYRGFLPAHFEQLKVMRRLKDTALCSTVTAFATAIENSYATLDVLELLQQVSTQCSLGSAVEWQARWLWQSGQETQALTLLSNRLAGNNDTNQIARLKTLLKDYSERYRRFR; from the coding sequence ATGTTCATCTTATGCCTCACGGCATCGGGCTCGGGCTCCGCCGAACTGGGCGATCGGTCGATAGATTGGACCAACCCTATGAGCCAAGATTTCAGCGACCTGGCCATTCGGAGCCTAAACAAGCAACGGGCACTGACCAACGACTATTGGGCCACCTACTGGCTGAGTCAGAAGATCTTACAACTGAATTTAGTCAATCCCAGGCCCACTAGCCAGATAACGCCGCTCATTATGCGCGCAGACTCGATCAATGCCTTTGCCATCCCGGGCAACATCATTGGTCTAAACCGAGGCCTTTGGCAATTTGCTAGCACCGAAAGTGAGTTTCTGTCGGTCTTGGCGCACGAGATGTCACATATAACGCTAGACCATTTTAGCCGACTGAGCAGTAACCAAAGTCAGCAGGGTTGGGTCATTGCCAGCGGCATTCTACTCACCATCTTACTCGCCCAAGAAAACCCTGAGGCGGCCAATGCCGCACTCTTCAGCACCTTCGCTGTAACCAGTCAGAATCAATTAAATTTCAGCCAGACAATGGAACTGGAGGCCGACCAACTGGCCCAGAGCCTATTGGCTGGAGCCGGTTACGACAGTAATGGCGGGCGGGCGTTTTTTCAAAAACTGGAGCAGACGTCCTTTACCACCGACGCCTACGAGTTCCTGAGCAGCCACCCGCTCGGTTCGACGCGCGCGTCACGCCTCGCCAACCAGACCACGAGCCCCGTTGAGCCCAGCAGCATCAGCGCCTACGATGTCGTTCGATTCAACCTGTTGCAGCGGGCTGACCCGTCCCTCACCAACCCATTGGCAGACTGGACCGAGCTAGCCGACGAAATCACCGACCCCAACCTGATCTTGGCCTGGTACAAAACTCAGCAGCAGCAACGGCCCGATGACCGACGCTACCTGACTGACATCACGCGGCTTACGGCGCAATATAGAGGATTTTTGCCGGCTCATTTTGAACAGCTCAAAGTCATGCGGCGGCTCAAGGACACCGCGCTCTGCAGCACCGTTACCGCGTTCGCAACGGCTATTGAAAACAGCTACGCCACGCTCGATGTATTGGAACTCTTACAGCAGGTATCTACTCAATGCAGCCTAGGCTCGGCCGTGGAGTGGCAGGCGCGTTGGTTATGGCAGTCGGGCCAGGAAACCCAGGCCCTGACCCTCTTAAGCAATCGACTCGCTGGCAATAACGACACCAATCAAATCGCTCGCTTAAAAACCCTCTTAAAAGACTACAGCGAGCGCTATAGGCGCTTCCGTTGA
- a CDS encoding sulfurtransferase TusA family protein, whose amino-acid sequence MTRIEIDARALRCPMPLLKLKQALANVTLGDQVQLGATDAGAWRDIPAFVALTQHRLIEKSQTTDEFWFVVEKGE is encoded by the coding sequence ATGACACGAATTGAGATTGATGCGCGCGCACTGCGTTGCCCCATGCCACTGCTCAAACTGAAGCAGGCCCTGGCCAATGTGACCTTGGGTGATCAGGTCCAACTCGGTGCAACAGACGCGGGGGCATGGCGCGACATACCGGCCTTTGTTGCCCTTACTCAACACCGGTTAATTGAAAAAAGCCAGACCACTGACGAGTTTTGGTTCGTCGTGGAAAAAGGAGAATGA
- a CDS encoding AI-2E family transporter codes for MNLKIYRVVSDFFHRYFSDEEAVILFILFILFFVIIYTFGSTLAPLFTAVILSYLLSPLVDKLQSFRVPHTLAVIGVFASFFGVAIVSLLVMIPALVKQVSRLVGDIPRMMGIFQDQLAALPLRYPELLSSELVDQWIGSLELSQVGQQLSGWLPSVVTFSLNTLSSVIGVLVYVIVVPLMVFFILKDREQLWLKFKSILPEQRRLMNQIALEMNQQIANYIRGKVIEILIVGSASFVTFELLGLDYAALLSVLIGFSVLIPYIGATVVTIPVFAIGLFQWGFGPQLYWVLMAYLLIQILDGNVLVPLLFSEAVNLHPVAIIVSVLIFGGIWGFWGVFFAIPLATLVKAIINAWPSNSSRESVE; via the coding sequence ATGAATTTGAAAATCTACCGAGTCGTAAGTGACTTCTTTCATCGCTATTTCTCCGATGAAGAAGCCGTGATTCTGTTTATCCTGTTTATATTGTTTTTTGTCATAATTTACACCTTTGGCAGTACCTTGGCGCCGCTCTTTACCGCCGTTATCCTGTCTTATCTGTTGTCGCCTCTGGTCGACAAGTTACAGTCCTTTAGGGTTCCTCACACCTTAGCGGTGATCGGCGTCTTTGCCTCGTTTTTTGGCGTCGCCATCGTCTCACTGCTGGTGATGATTCCCGCCTTGGTTAAACAGGTGAGTAGGCTAGTTGGCGACATTCCGCGCATGATGGGGATCTTTCAGGATCAATTGGCCGCCTTACCCCTGCGCTACCCCGAACTGCTCTCCAGCGAGTTGGTCGATCAGTGGATAGGCAGTCTGGAGTTGAGCCAAGTGGGTCAGCAGCTGTCAGGCTGGTTGCCCAGCGTGGTGACTTTTTCACTCAATACGCTGTCGAGCGTCATTGGCGTGTTGGTTTATGTGATCGTTGTACCACTAATGGTGTTCTTTATTCTTAAAGACCGAGAACAGCTTTGGCTTAAGTTTAAATCGATTTTACCAGAGCAACGCCGTCTGATGAATCAGATCGCACTCGAGATGAATCAGCAGATTGCCAACTACATTCGGGGCAAGGTGATCGAAATTTTGATTGTTGGCAGCGCTTCTTTTGTCACCTTCGAGTTGCTGGGCCTAGACTACGCGGCCTTGTTGTCGGTGCTTATCGGCTTCTCGGTGCTAATCCCCTACATCGGCGCGACTGTCGTCACCATCCCAGTATTTGCCATTGGGCTATTTCAATGGGGTTTCGGTCCTCAGCTCTATTGGGTACTTATGGCCTATCTACTTATTCAAATACTCGATGGTAATGTCCTGGTGCCACTGTTGTTTTCGGAAGCGGTCAACCTGCACCCCGTTGCCATTATCGTGTCGGTGCTGATTTTTGGCGGCATTTGGGGGTTTTGGGGGGTGTTCTTCGCGATACCGCTGGCGACCCTGGTCAAGGCCATTATCAATGCCTGGCCCAGCAATTCGAGTCGAGAGTCGGTCGAGTAA
- a CDS encoding peroxiredoxin produces the protein MLKVGDYVPDFTVPATSGQNVHLKAFTGQQIVIYFYPKNNTPACIIENQDFAANYTRLRNQNTQLFGVSRDSLASHERFKASQALPFELISDPDNQLCTLFGVLKAKKLFDKPIMGLVRSTFLINQNGRLIRAWRDVNIKTHVHDVIDYVEFYHSKLTGSLTTTPTTAND, from the coding sequence ATGCTAAAAGTAGGGGATTACGTACCAGATTTCACAGTCCCGGCAACCAGCGGTCAAAACGTGCACTTAAAAGCCTTCACTGGCCAGCAAATTGTGATTTATTTCTATCCGAAAAACAATACACCCGCCTGCATTATAGAAAACCAAGATTTTGCCGCCAACTATACCCGCCTGCGTAACCAGAACACCCAGTTATTTGGCGTTAGTCGTGACTCATTGGCCAGTCACGAGCGTTTCAAGGCATCTCAGGCGTTACCGTTTGAGCTTATTTCAGATCCAGATAATCAGCTCTGTACCCTGTTTGGTGTTTTAAAGGCAAAAAAACTGTTCGACAAACCGATCATGGGCTTGGTCCGCAGTACCTTCTTGATCAATCAAAACGGACGCCTGATCCGTGCCTGGCGCGACGTCAACATCAAAACCCACGTGCACGACGTTATCGACTATGTCGAATTTTACCATAGCAAGCTAACCGGTTCGCTCACTACCACGCCAACCACCGCCAATGACTAA
- the dapA gene encoding 4-hydroxy-tetrahydrodipicolinate synthase — translation MITGSLVALVTPMFSDGSIDWDSLDNLLEFHIENGTAAIVIVGTTGESSTLDMAEHEQVIKYTVGKCQGRVPVIAGTGGNSTSEAIHLTAAAKRVGADAALIVTPYYNKPSQEGLYQHFKKIAESVDLPQILYNVPGRTACDMLPATVLRLAEVPNIIGIKEATGDIDRAKYLIAHVPEGFAVYSGDDATATELMLAGGHGDISVTANVSPKAMASMCAAALAGDRELAERLNMSLQPLHQQLFLEANPVPVKWALHLMGLIPDGIRLPLVPLDGQYHEAVTQAMMESGII, via the coding sequence ATGATCACCGGCAGTCTGGTTGCTTTAGTTACCCCGATGTTTTCAGACGGTTCCATCGACTGGGACAGTCTCGACAATCTTCTCGAATTTCATATTGAAAACGGTACCGCCGCTATTGTGATAGTGGGCACTACCGGAGAGTCGTCGACCCTCGATATGGCAGAACATGAGCAGGTAATTAAATATACCGTCGGTAAATGTCAGGGACGAGTCCCGGTTATTGCTGGCACCGGTGGCAATTCGACCTCAGAAGCTATTCATTTAACAGCCGCAGCCAAGCGGGTCGGTGCCGATGCGGCGCTGATCGTGACGCCCTATTACAATAAGCCGTCGCAGGAAGGCCTGTATCAGCATTTTAAAAAGATTGCCGAATCGGTCGACCTGCCTCAGATCCTTTATAATGTGCCGGGCCGGACCGCTTGTGATATGTTGCCCGCAACCGTGCTGCGCCTTGCCGAGGTGCCAAACATCATTGGCATTAAGGAAGCGACCGGTGATATAGATCGCGCCAAATACCTAATTGCCCATGTTCCCGAGGGGTTCGCCGTATACAGCGGCGATGATGCCACGGCAACAGAGCTGATGCTGGCCGGCGGTCACGGTGATATTTCGGTCACCGCGAATGTGTCCCCCAAGGCCATGGCCAGCATGTGCGCTGCGGCCTTGGCCGGTGATCGGGAACTGGCCGAACGCCTGAATATGTCCCTCCAGCCGCTCCACCAACAGTTGTTTTTGGAGGCCAATCCGGTGCCTGTTAAATGGGCTCTGCATCTTATGGGTCTCATCCCAGACGGTATACGCTTACCCTTGGTGCCATTAGACGGCCAGTATCATGAAGCCGTGACTCAGGCGATGATGGAATCGGGAATTATTTAA
- a CDS encoding MBL fold metallo-hydrolase: protein MRVSSLGSGSKGNATLIQVADTTILVDCGFGLKEIEGRLRSRGVEPDSLAGILVTHEHADHLKGAPMLANRYGIPLWSTHGTARYFKRPVATARPFHPSKRIAIGSLDIEPVTVPHDSAEPSQFVFHHQGLRFGLLTDLGSLTKHIHQAYQDCQVLMLECNHDPDMLHNGPYPPSLKRRVGGDFGHLSNAQAAQLLKGLNHSALQRVLVSHISEHNNDPALAIATLLPELDGHDTKIEMLTQQDGCDWITLQPTA from the coding sequence ATGCGGGTTTCGTCACTCGGCAGTGGCAGCAAGGGCAATGCAACCCTAATTCAGGTCGCAGATACCACGATTCTGGTTGACTGCGGCTTTGGTTTAAAAGAGATAGAAGGGCGATTGAGGAGTCGGGGCGTTGAGCCTGACAGCTTGGCGGGCATATTGGTGACCCATGAGCATGCCGATCACCTCAAGGGCGCACCGATGTTGGCGAATCGTTATGGCATCCCACTCTGGTCGACCCACGGCACGGCACGGTATTTCAAACGCCCGGTGGCCACGGCACGGCCCTTCCATCCATCCAAGCGAATTGCGATTGGATCTCTCGATATTGAACCGGTAACCGTTCCTCACGACAGTGCGGAACCATCTCAGTTCGTTTTTCATCATCAGGGTCTGCGCTTTGGCCTATTAACCGATCTGGGGTCGTTGACCAAACATATCCATCAGGCCTATCAAGACTGCCAAGTGCTGATGTTGGAATGCAACCATGACCCAGATATGTTGCACAACGGGCCTTATCCGCCAAGCCTGAAGCGGCGCGTCGGCGGCGATTTTGGCCACCTGAGCAACGCCCAGGCCGCGCAATTGCTCAAGGGCCTCAATCATTCAGCTCTCCAACGAGTGCTGGTGTCCCATATCAGCGAACATAATAACGATCCGGCCCTAGCCATCGCGACTCTATTGCCTGAGTTAGACGGTCACGACACAAAAATTGAGATGTTAACGCAGCAAGACGGCTGTGATTGGATCACACTCCAGCCGACCGCCTAA
- the purC gene encoding phosphoribosylaminoimidazolesuccinocarboxamide synthase, with amino-acid sequence MEKTGVLYAGKAKTVHTTADKDLMVLEFRNDTSAFDGERIELLDNKGRVNNLFNGFVMEKLQEAGIETHFVRLLSDHESLVRNLKMLTVECVVRNRAAGSLVRRLGVVEGMELNPPIFEFFLKNDELHDPMINDAHILTFGWATLEQIAEMKVLTLRVNEVLKKLFADGDLILVDYKLEFGVFDGRVVLGDEFSPDGCRLWDAKTMEKMDKDRFRQGLGDVVESYMEVGRRIGVQF; translated from the coding sequence ATGGAAAAAACAGGCGTACTTTATGCCGGCAAGGCGAAAACAGTCCATACCACGGCCGATAAAGACCTAATGGTTCTTGAGTTCAGAAATGACACCAGTGCCTTTGATGGCGAGCGTATCGAGCTGCTCGATAACAAGGGCCGGGTCAACAATCTGTTCAATGGTTTTGTCATGGAGAAGTTACAGGAAGCTGGGATTGAGACACATTTTGTGCGTCTGCTGTCCGATCACGAATCGTTAGTGCGCAATCTTAAGATGCTCACGGTCGAGTGTGTGGTGCGCAACCGCGCCGCTGGCAGCCTGGTGCGCCGGCTCGGGGTAGTCGAAGGAATGGAACTGAATCCACCGATTTTTGAGTTTTTCCTTAAAAACGACGAACTGCACGATCCGATGATTAACGATGCGCATATTTTGACCTTTGGCTGGGCCACGCTTGAGCAGATTGCCGAAATGAAGGTATTGACCTTGAGAGTCAATGAGGTGCTCAAGAAGCTGTTCGCCGATGGCGACCTGATCTTGGTCGACTACAAGCTTGAATTCGGCGTGTTTGACGGGCGGGTGGTACTGGGCGATGAGTTCTCGCCTGACGGTTGCCGGCTCTGGGATGCCAAAACCATGGAAAAGATGGATAAGGATCGATTCCGCCAAGGCTTGGGCGATGTGGTCGAAAGTTACATGGAAGTTGGCCGGCGTATTGGTGTCCAGTTTTAA
- a CDS encoding porin family protein, with translation MNKWIVTAAMALAVPGASAKLLMSIDAGGGYTMPTLSEDSTFIGDTFDLTGTQSSAAAPYGLGMAASNGFYGWAKISLPLLPDVKLKYESMVLEGSNTVAFSQAILGESFDISGTVESSLDLSHVDLGLTIGLPIPLLDIDFGVNFRALTGGFSASGVIAGTQDTKEVLFPSATIIPLGYISAAATIPGLGVKIGGELSTLPLGDADISDWNIKGTWFAPLPTNMLAKVGVEAGYRSFNMTIGETVGWLDTSDFQSNVTIAGFFVGAAVHF, from the coding sequence ATGAATAAATGGATCGTTACCGCCGCGATGGCTCTTGCCGTACCCGGTGCCTCAGCGAAACTGCTGATGTCAATCGATGCTGGCGGCGGCTACACCATGCCTACCCTGTCCGAGGATAGCACCTTTATTGGCGACACCTTTGATTTGACCGGTACCCAAAGCAGCGCAGCGGCGCCCTATGGCTTGGGCATGGCCGCGAGTAATGGTTTCTACGGTTGGGCAAAAATTTCCCTGCCATTGTTGCCCGATGTTAAGCTTAAGTACGAGAGTATGGTGCTGGAAGGCAGCAACACCGTAGCGTTTAGCCAAGCTATATTAGGCGAAAGCTTTGATATCTCAGGCACGGTTGAATCGTCTCTGGATCTGTCTCATGTTGACTTAGGCCTCACCATCGGCCTGCCGATCCCGCTGCTCGACATCGATTTCGGTGTTAATTTTCGGGCTTTGACGGGCGGCTTCTCCGCGTCGGGTGTGATCGCTGGCACGCAAGATACCAAAGAAGTTCTATTCCCGTCTGCGACCATTATTCCGCTGGGCTATATCAGTGCGGCCGCGACCATTCCGGGCCTGGGCGTTAAGATCGGTGGTGAGTTGAGTACCTTGCCACTAGGCGATGCCGATATATCCGACTGGAACATCAAGGGCACCTGGTTTGCGCCCCTGCCAACCAATATGTTGGCCAAGGTCGGTGTCGAAGCCGGTTATCGGAGCTTCAATATGACCATTGGCGAAACGGTTGGTTGGCTCGACACCTCCGATTTCCAGTCGAACGTGACCATCGCCGGTTTCTTTGTCGGCGCCGCAGTGCACTTCTAG
- a CDS encoding VWA domain-containing protein — translation MRMTLVTLLVLVMLAGCMRQTQNPYRGVYLLLDTSGTYTEELEKAQRVINYYLGSLGAGDSFAVARIDSGSFSEKDIIAKVTFDGRPSQMNAQKREFAKVINLFIGSVESAQYTDISGGLLQAVEFLNETNAGQKSILIYSDLREELPEGYNRNFSYELDGFQVFALNVTKLREDNIDPSEYLSRLTDWQAKVEQGGGQWQVVNDLDRIDALAFD, via the coding sequence ATGAGAATGACTCTGGTCACCCTCTTGGTACTGGTGATGTTGGCCGGTTGCATGCGGCAAACGCAGAACCCTTACCGAGGCGTCTATCTCTTACTGGACACCTCTGGCACCTATACCGAGGAGTTAGAAAAGGCTCAGCGGGTCATCAACTACTACCTCGGTTCGCTCGGCGCCGGCGATTCCTTCGCCGTGGCCCGTATCGACAGCGGCAGCTTCAGCGAAAAGGATATTATTGCCAAGGTCACCTTTGACGGCCGACCGAGTCAGATGAATGCCCAGAAGCGGGAGTTCGCCAAGGTGATCAATCTCTTTATCGGTTCGGTGGAAAGCGCTCAATACACCGATATCTCCGGGGGTTTGCTGCAGGCGGTGGAGTTTTTAAATGAAACCAATGCTGGGCAGAAGTCCATCCTGATCTATTCCGATTTGCGTGAAGAGTTGCCCGAAGGCTATAACCGAAATTTCAGTTATGAGCTTGACGGCTTTCAGGTTTTCGCTCTCAATGTCACCAAGCTGCGCGAAGATAATATAGACCCCTCTGAATACCTCAGCCGACTCACCGATTGGCAAGCTAAGGTAGAGCAGGGCGGCGGGCAATGGCAGGTGGTCAATGATCTGGATCGGATCGACGCCTTGGCGTTCGACTGA